The following are encoded together in the Iodobacter fluviatilis genome:
- a CDS encoding helix-turn-helix domain-containing protein has product MRPFSKYFYQLRVAHGIRQIELAELLGYEQSYISALEIGTKGPPTSEFIERLIRALSLSDIQQAELHEVVEASQRKFIIPTDLSEDIHWMLLNLHRHLDSLHPAQVRLIQEIIGIKDEFAKNALLKPKYLRMQQKEDRPM; this is encoded by the coding sequence GTGAGGCCATTTTCAAAATACTTTTATCAGCTTCGAGTTGCCCATGGTATTCGTCAAATTGAGTTAGCAGAGCTGTTAGGGTATGAGCAGAGTTATATTTCTGCCTTGGAAATAGGAACCAAAGGCCCACCAACATCTGAATTTATCGAGCGGCTGATCCGGGCGTTGTCTTTATCTGATATTCAGCAGGCAGAGCTACATGAGGTAGTTGAGGCCTCACAGCGTAAGTTTATTATCCCTACTGACCTCTCTGAGGACATTCATTGGATGCTGCTGAATCTTCACAGGCATCTTGATTCTTTACATCCAGCTCAAGTGCGCTTAATTCAAGAAATTATTGGAATTAAGGATGAATTTGCAAAGAATGCTTTGTTAAAACCTAAGTATTTG
- a CDS encoding ribonucleoside-diphosphate reductase subunit alpha has product MTDSVNTAQNHSSYADYKTIRRDGSVVPFAPNKITVAVTKTFIAVLGSDAASSAAVRQKAILLTESVVSALMRRKPEGGAIHIEDIQDQVELALMRAGEHDVARAYVLYREERSKERHARFEPEHHHAINVIYADGSSRPLDLAQLKALIASCCKGLESTTDQAAILAETLKNVYDGVPAEEVRRALIMSSRQLIEKDPAYSFVTARLLLNNLRSEVLGKEVSHEEMADRYISYFPQFIKRGIDAELLDENLAQYDLAKLGAALDHNRDYQFGYLGLQTLYDRYFLHIEDSRIELPQSFFMRVAMGLAMNEINREERAIEFYNVLSSFDFMSSTPTLFNAGSRRSQLSSCYLTTVSDDLEGIYEALKENALLSKYAGGLGNDWTPVRSLGSHIKGTNGKSQGIVPFLKVVNDTAVAVNQGGKRKGAVCAYLETWHADIEEFLEMRKNTGDDRRRTHDMNTANWIPDLFMKRVMQGGEWTLFSPSEAPDLHDKFGKDFEKAYVAYEAKAARGEMKIAKKIPALGLWRKMLSMLFETGHPWITFKDPCNIRSPQQHVGVVHSSNLCTEITLNTNENEIAVCNLGSVNLVNHIKNGELDTNKLARTITTAMRMLDNVIDINFYPVRKARESNLKHRPVGMGIMGFQDCLHMLRLPYGSDAAVEFADLSMETVAYHAYWASTELAQERGTYPSYKGSLWDRGVLPQDSIKLLAEERGGYLEMDTSSRLDWTQLRERVRTHGMRNSNCLAIAPTATIANIIGVSACIEPTYQNLFVKSNLSGEFTVVNEYLVRDLKERGLWDEVMISDLKFFDGSVSKVERIPQDLRDLYATAFEVDPNWLVECASRRQKWIDQGQSLNLYLAGASGKKLDELYKFAWLRGLKTTYYLRTMAATAAEKSTGSGGELNAVAIDGGYTQTSAAGANSISSAPAMAAIDAELPATDMKFCSIDNPECESCQ; this is encoded by the coding sequence ATGACCGATAGCGTTAATACTGCTCAAAATCACAGCAGCTATGCCGATTACAAAACCATTCGCCGTGATGGATCGGTGGTGCCATTTGCACCGAACAAAATCACCGTAGCAGTGACCAAAACCTTTATCGCTGTGCTTGGTAGCGATGCCGCGTCTAGTGCCGCTGTACGTCAAAAAGCCATCTTGCTGACTGAATCCGTTGTATCGGCGCTGATGCGTCGTAAGCCAGAAGGCGGCGCGATTCATATTGAAGATATCCAAGATCAAGTAGAGCTAGCGCTGATGCGTGCTGGTGAGCACGATGTGGCCCGCGCCTATGTCTTGTATCGCGAAGAGCGCAGCAAAGAGCGTCATGCACGCTTTGAGCCTGAGCATCACCACGCCATTAATGTGATTTACGCCGATGGCAGCAGCCGTCCGCTAGATTTGGCGCAGTTAAAAGCGCTGATCGCCTCTTGCTGCAAGGGCTTGGAAAGCACCACCGATCAAGCCGCCATCTTGGCTGAAACTTTAAAAAACGTGTACGACGGCGTACCGGCAGAAGAAGTTCGCCGCGCTTTGATTATGTCGTCGCGTCAGCTGATTGAGAAAGACCCTGCGTATAGCTTTGTTACCGCTCGTCTTTTGCTAAATAATCTGCGCTCAGAAGTATTGGGCAAAGAGGTGAGCCACGAAGAAATGGCTGATCGTTACATTAGCTACTTCCCACAGTTTATTAAGCGCGGTATTGATGCGGAGCTGCTGGACGAAAATCTGGCTCAATATGATTTAGCAAAATTAGGCGCAGCGCTGGATCATAACCGTGATTACCAATTTGGCTATCTTGGCCTGCAAACCCTGTATGACCGCTATTTCCTGCATATCGAAGACAGCCGCATCGAGCTGCCACAAAGCTTCTTTATGCGCGTAGCGATGGGCTTGGCTATGAATGAAATCAACCGCGAAGAGCGTGCGATCGAGTTCTACAACGTCTTGTCTAGCTTTGACTTTATGAGTTCGACGCCTACCTTATTTAACGCCGGTAGCCGTCGCAGCCAGTTATCTAGCTGCTACCTCACCACTGTTTCTGATGATTTGGAAGGTATTTACGAAGCGCTGAAAGAAAACGCGCTCTTGTCTAAATACGCCGGTGGTTTGGGTAACGATTGGACGCCGGTGCGCTCACTCGGTAGCCATATCAAGGGCACCAACGGCAAGTCGCAAGGGATTGTGCCTTTCCTGAAAGTGGTGAACGACACCGCCGTAGCGGTAAACCAAGGCGGCAAACGCAAGGGCGCGGTGTGCGCTTACCTTGAAACTTGGCACGCAGATATCGAAGAATTCCTCGAAATGCGTAAGAACACCGGTGACGATCGTCGCCGCACGCACGATATGAATACCGCTAACTGGATTCCTGATTTATTTATGAAGCGTGTGATGCAGGGCGGCGAGTGGACATTATTTAGCCCATCCGAAGCGCCTGATCTGCACGACAAGTTTGGTAAAGATTTTGAAAAAGCTTATGTAGCTTACGAAGCAAAAGCGGCCCGTGGCGAAATGAAAATCGCCAAGAAGATCCCTGCGCTGGGCTTATGGCGCAAGATGCTTTCTATGCTGTTTGAAACAGGCCATCCTTGGATTACCTTTAAAGATCCTTGCAATATTCGTAGCCCGCAGCAACACGTAGGCGTGGTGCATAGCTCGAATCTATGTACAGAAATCACCCTGAACACCAACGAGAACGAAATTGCGGTATGTAATTTGGGCTCGGTCAACTTGGTGAACCACATCAAGAATGGCGAACTCGATACCAATAAACTGGCACGCACCATTACTACCGCGATGCGCATGCTGGATAACGTGATCGACATTAACTTCTACCCAGTGCGTAAAGCGCGTGAATCCAACTTGAAGCATCGTCCGGTAGGTATGGGCATTATGGGCTTCCAAGATTGCTTACATATGTTGCGCCTGCCTTACGGCTCGGATGCAGCGGTTGAGTTTGCCGATCTATCGATGGAAACCGTGGCTTACCACGCTTACTGGGCATCCACCGAGCTGGCACAAGAGCGCGGCACTTACCCTAGCTACAAAGGCAGCCTGTGGGATCGCGGTGTATTGCCACAAGATTCAATTAAATTGCTGGCAGAAGAGCGCGGTGGCTATTTAGAAATGGATACCAGCTCACGCTTGGATTGGACACAGCTGCGCGAACGCGTTCGCACTCACGGCATGCGCAATTCAAACTGCTTGGCGATTGCGCCAACAGCCACTATTGCCAACATCATCGGCGTATCGGCGTGTATCGAGCCAACGTACCAAAACTTGTTCGTAAAATCGAACCTGTCGGGTGAGTTCACCGTGGTGAATGAATATCTAGTGCGTGATCTAAAAGAACGTGGTCTGTGGGATGAAGTGATGATCTCAGACCTGAAATTCTTTGACGGTTCGGTGTCTAAAGTAGAGCGCATTCCGCAAGACCTGCGTGATTTGTACGCCACGGCGTTTGAAGTGGATCCAAACTGGCTGGTTGAATGCGCATCGCGCCGCCAAAAGTGGATCGACCAAGGCCAATCGCTCAATCTCTACCTTGCTGGCGCATCAGGCAAAAAATTAGACGAGCTGTACAAATTTGCATGGTTGCGTGGCCTGAAAACCACTTATTACCTACGCACCATGGCCGCCACAGCAGCAGAAAAATCCACCGGTAGCGGTGGTGAGTTGAATGCAGTAGCGATCGATGGGGGATATACCCAAACCTCCGCCGCGGGTGCTAACTCGATCAGCTCCGCGCCCGCCATGGCCGCAATCGACGCAGAATTACCTGCAACGGATATGAAATTCTGCTCGATTGATAACCCAGAGTGCGAGAGCTGCCAGTAA
- a CDS encoding FKBP-type peptidyl-prolyl cis-trans isomerase has translation MQIAKNTVVTLNYEMFDATGKQIDKTEEPIEYLHGGYDNVLPLVEEALEGKNVGDSIDVTMEAEDAFGEHDADLVREEEKSSFPMEVEAGMMFEADDPETGEVLLFRVTEIEGNRVVVDANHPFAGMVIRFVGTVAAVREASEEELEHGHVHGEHGHDH, from the coding sequence ATGCAAATTGCAAAAAATACCGTTGTAACTTTAAATTATGAAATGTTTGATGCCACTGGCAAGCAAATCGACAAAACCGAAGAGCCGATCGAGTATCTGCACGGCGGTTACGATAATGTTCTGCCTTTGGTTGAAGAAGCACTCGAAGGCAAAAACGTTGGCGACAGCATTGATGTGACTATGGAAGCAGAAGACGCTTTCGGTGAACACGATGCAGATTTAGTGCGCGAAGAAGAAAAATCTTCATTCCCGATGGAAGTTGAAGCCGGCATGATGTTTGAAGCCGACGATCCTGAAACGGGCGAAGTATTGTTGTTCCGCGTTACCGAAATCGAAGGTAACCGCGTTGTAGTCGATGCTAACCATCCTTTCGCAGGTATGGTTATTCGTTTTGTAGGTACCGTTGCTGCGGTTCGTGAAGCAAGTGAAGAAGAACTTGAACACGGCCATGTACACGGCGAGCACGGCCACGATCACTAA
- a CDS encoding YodC family protein: MTKPSVFSVGDIVKLKSGGPDMTIKEVVTDMKNKPNGKYWCQWFAGKKLDSGQFAHESLIDVAVES, from the coding sequence ATGACTAAGCCGAGCGTTTTTAGTGTTGGTGATATCGTTAAGTTAAAGTCCGGAGGACCAGACATGACCATCAAAGAAGTAGTGACTGATATGAAGAACAAACCGAATGGCAAGTATTGGTGCCAATGGTTTGCAGGAAAGAAACTCGATTCAGGACAATTCGCGCATGAATCTCTTATAGATGTAGCTGTAGAATCATAG
- a CDS encoding ribonucleotide-diphosphate reductase subunit beta, with the protein MLNFDDEISTPAVAINLEAATAKRVNASDKRVINGTTDVNQLVPFKHKWAWEKYLAQCANHWMPQEVNMQRDIELWKSPNGLTDDERRLVKRNLGFFVTADSLAANNIVLGTYRQITSPECRQFLLRQAFDEAIHTHAYQYIVESLGLDEGEVFNAYNEVASIRDKDEFLIPFINILTDPSFKTGTLETDQQLLRSIIVFACIMEGLFFYVGFVQILALGRQNKMTGAAEQYQYILRDESMHCNFGIDLINTIKMENPQLWTEEFKAEIYGLFKRGVELEYAYAEDTMPRGVLGLNASQFKEYLRFIANRRLQQIGLEPMFPGVTNPFPWMSEMIDLKKEKNFFETRVTEYQTGGALSWD; encoded by the coding sequence ATGCTCAACTTTGACGATGAAATCAGCACCCCAGCCGTAGCCATCAACCTTGAAGCGGCCACCGCCAAGCGCGTAAATGCCTCCGACAAGCGCGTGATTAACGGCACTACCGATGTCAATCAGCTGGTGCCGTTTAAGCACAAATGGGCATGGGAAAAATACCTGGCGCAGTGTGCAAACCACTGGATGCCGCAAGAAGTAAATATGCAGCGCGATATTGAGCTGTGGAAAAGCCCAAACGGCCTGACCGATGACGAGCGCCGTTTGGTCAAACGCAATCTGGGCTTCTTTGTTACTGCGGACAGCCTGGCTGCTAATAACATCGTTTTGGGCACTTACCGCCAGATCACTTCGCCAGAATGCCGTCAGTTTTTACTGCGCCAAGCTTTCGATGAAGCCATCCATACCCACGCCTATCAATATATCGTTGAATCTTTGGGCTTGGACGAGGGCGAAGTCTTTAATGCCTACAACGAAGTGGCCTCGATCCGCGATAAAGATGAATTCCTGATTCCATTTATTAATATCCTGACCGACCCAAGCTTTAAAACCGGCACGCTGGAAACAGATCAGCAATTGCTGCGCTCCATCATCGTGTTCGCCTGCATTATGGAAGGCTTGTTCTTTTACGTGGGCTTTGTGCAAATCTTGGCGCTGGGCCGCCAGAATAAAATGACCGGCGCTGCCGAGCAATACCAATACATCCTGCGCGATGAATCCATGCACTGCAATTTTGGTATTGATCTGATTAACACCATCAAAATGGAAAACCCACAGCTTTGGACTGAAGAATTCAAAGCTGAAATTTACGGCTTATTCAAGCGTGGCGTAGAGCTGGAATACGCCTACGCCGAAGACACCATGCCCCGTGGTGTGCTGGGCCTGAATGCATCGCAATTCAAAGAATACCTACGCTTTATTGCCAACCGCCGCTTGCAGCAAATTGGCTTAGAGCCAATGTTCCCGGGTGTGACTAATCCATTCCCATGGATGAGTGAGATGATTGATTTGAAGAAAGAGAAAAATTTCTTTGAAACGAGGGTTACTGAGTATCAGACTGGTGGGGCGTTGAGCTGGGATTAG
- a CDS encoding DUF6953 family protein yields the protein MDVRNIALWMQSELEKQGCIYQDDVVDYALKAGGESFLRENADGNLVLARSVLTEFRKLNEPDVVWVKPDRYWRFRVPEDESGRDARG from the coding sequence ATGGATGTCCGAAATATTGCCTTATGGATGCAATCAGAACTAGAGAAACAGGGGTGTATTTATCAGGATGATGTGGTTGACTACGCGCTGAAAGCAGGTGGTGAATCATTTCTCAGAGAAAATGCCGATGGAAATCTGGTTCTTGCCAGAAGCGTTCTTACAGAATTCAGGAAACTAAACGAACCAGACGTTGTTTGGGTTAAACCGGATAGGTACTGGCGTTTTCGCGTCCCAGAGGATGAGTCAGGAAGAGATGCAAGGGGCTAA
- a CDS encoding peroxiredoxin, with protein sequence MLNVGDIAPDFILSDAQMDDVQLAALRGLHHVVLYFFNKDHTPGGIIEAVEFSDRTAVFRQYDTVILGVSMDDCLSHEQFQDEQGIEFDLLADTDGEVSRLYHALHEWEAHGVVRYGIDRSTFVIDKDGVIRHAFYHVVPKGHAAEILKLVKQLG encoded by the coding sequence ATGCTGAACGTTGGAGATATAGCGCCCGATTTTATCTTGTCTGACGCGCAGATGGATGATGTTCAATTAGCAGCTTTACGTGGACTGCATCATGTGGTGCTGTATTTCTTTAATAAAGATCACACGCCAGGTGGCATTATCGAGGCGGTAGAGTTTAGTGATCGCACTGCTGTATTTCGGCAATATGACACAGTTATCCTAGGCGTTAGCATGGATGATTGCTTGTCACACGAGCAATTTCAAGACGAGCAGGGCATAGAATTTGATTTATTAGCTGATACAGATGGCGAAGTAAGCAGGCTCTATCACGCTCTACATGAGTGGGAGGCTCATGGCGTGGTAAGATACGGCATAGACCGTTCCACGTTTGTAATCGATAAGGACGGCGTGATCCGCCATGCGTTTTATCACGTTGTCCCTAAGGGCCATGCGGCGGAAATTCTTAAACTCGTGAAACAGCTAGGGTGA
- a CDS encoding adenosine deaminase, with translation MTEALHPVDQLILALPKTELHLHIEGTLEPEMMFELAQKNGITLPYANVEEVRAAYSFDNLQSFLDLYYAGASVLITEEDFYDLTWAYCERAYSDHIVHTEIFFDPQTHTARGIDIGTVIRGITRALNDATDKLGISSKLILCFLRHLSEVEGKITLEAALPYLALIDGVGLDSSELGHPPAKFQKLFKRCRDLGLPAVAHAGEEGPAAYITEALDVLGARRIDHGVRCTDDATLVVRLATERIPLTVCPLSNLKLCVVDDLAQHNLRNLLAAGLCAMVNSDDPAYFGGYLNANLLACRAAMDLSASEVVQLVNHSFEASWLPDADKARWRAEVLRIACIAK, from the coding sequence ATGACCGAAGCCCTGCACCCTGTCGATCAACTGATCCTCGCTTTACCTAAAACCGAGCTGCATCTGCATATCGAAGGCACTTTAGAGCCTGAAATGATGTTCGAGCTGGCGCAAAAAAATGGCATTACCCTGCCTTACGCCAATGTAGAAGAAGTTCGCGCCGCGTATTCCTTTGATAATCTGCAATCCTTTCTCGATCTGTATTACGCCGGTGCCAGCGTACTGATTACCGAAGAAGATTTTTACGACCTGACTTGGGCTTATTGCGAGCGCGCTTATTCTGACCATATTGTGCATACCGAGATCTTTTTTGATCCGCAAACGCATACTGCGCGTGGCATTGATATTGGCACGGTGATTCGTGGTATTACCCGTGCTTTAAATGATGCCACCGATAAACTGGGGATTAGCTCTAAGCTGATTTTGTGCTTTTTACGTCATCTTTCCGAAGTAGAAGGCAAAATCACCCTTGAGGCCGCGTTGCCATATCTGGCGCTGATTGATGGCGTGGGGCTGGATTCCAGCGAGCTGGGCCATCCGCCAGCCAAATTCCAAAAATTATTTAAGCGTTGCCGTGATCTAGGTCTGCCCGCCGTGGCCCATGCCGGTGAAGAAGGCCCTGCTGCCTATATCACCGAAGCACTTGATGTGCTGGGCGCGCGGCGGATTGATCACGGCGTGCGCTGCACTGACGATGCCACCCTTGTGGTGCGCTTAGCCACCGAGCGTATTCCGCTCACCGTTTGCCCGCTTTCCAATTTAAAGCTCTGCGTAGTGGATGATTTAGCTCAGCATAATTTGCGTAATTTGTTGGCAGCAGGGCTGTGCGCGATGGTGAATTCTGACGATCCAGCGTATTTTGGCGGCTATCTCAACGCTAATTTATTAGCTTGCCGCGCCGCGATGGATTTATCAGCCAGCGAAGTGGTGCAATTAGTGAATCACAGCTTTGAAGCCTCTTGGTTGCCAGATGCCGATAAAGCGCGCTGGCGTGCCGAAGTATTACGCATTGCGTGCATTGCCAAATGA
- a CDS encoding IPT/TIG domain-containing protein, translated as MLLAVSACGGGGGSSEPGSTSTVATTASTPVVSILPPATAFTIENISPLEASENEKLTVTGQGFIGIKQVMLGGVALSFKLISDQQIEVMLNDAAQSGELELHKDNSSVQARQRVMIAEPRVFELSGTEFNTGETLILRGSQLNQLKNVRLGGVMLPTVSQSATELYVNIPDTARSGYLTLEDKRGRQRTLAQIMQIWRPVAQPELRPAFGFAGQTISITGQGIDQVEQLLFSPNQRANIKSRSENRLEVEIPEKALSGPLTFAWGKNTLNSQTRFEIATQISATGMSPLSGPANTLVTISGRGLDAVSSASIGGINAQLVNKTSSSITLLTPANGEGEVILKGSMQQLVSAGNFRLVRPVAPPVAPPVTPPGITPTAPPVVPPVTPPATPKATIELESIALVQNYSQLAGAQYQRLVQGKPAIVRANISSRSSKLASPRVWLSATINGVPQGQAIAMTGPATVPAYVSQAKLEQSFNARLPEQWIKPGLSLRIEADPELQVSSGASRTITPVVGKPSNMDLVIVPLQLDDDGRGAAIRAQAPTTDAVRQMLSRVFPLADSTINVTIRGAYQVSSIQSTQSMKYIDKTRTGSAGWDSVLTELEQLRVREGNARHYYGLVPDPNFSGGTAGLGYVNAKNTSYSAHSAIGLDARHDDDLSTMGHELGHNLSRNHAPCGGVSTYDPNFPYAGGKIGDTLPYDPRTNTLLTLDQDNDGDLMGYCGGRWFSDYTYSKIQDYLEQRNYAQPMLAGFSMPMSLIDISGRISAGGASINPVSMRSGTAPEASKGEYELHIVSTSGNTTIQPFNPVEVADIPQAEQHFFVSIPKVDSIIAIEVWHKGKQLGSNKLQSSAVKGVGVGTANGAQLQWQESAGKLQIRWNAGQYPHLSVLHIGKTRQVLANQARGGLLTVDTQSLPAGGQFEISLSDGLNPRLMYIKR; from the coding sequence GTGCTGCTCGCCGTTAGCGCGTGTGGCGGAGGAGGAGGCTCTTCTGAGCCAGGCTCCACCAGCACGGTTGCCACCACAGCCTCTACGCCTGTAGTCAGCATCCTGCCACCTGCAACAGCCTTTACCATTGAAAACATCAGCCCGTTAGAAGCCAGCGAGAACGAGAAACTAACCGTAACGGGCCAAGGGTTTATCGGCATCAAACAGGTGATGCTAGGCGGCGTGGCACTAAGTTTTAAGCTTATTTCAGACCAGCAAATAGAAGTCATGCTTAATGACGCGGCTCAATCAGGCGAGCTGGAGCTGCACAAAGACAACAGCAGCGTACAAGCACGGCAAAGGGTCATGATTGCTGAGCCACGCGTGTTTGAGCTATCTGGCACAGAATTCAACACGGGTGAAACGCTGATTTTGCGCGGTAGCCAGCTCAATCAGCTCAAAAACGTGCGCTTAGGTGGGGTCATGCTGCCGACTGTTAGTCAGTCGGCCACTGAACTTTATGTCAATATTCCTGATACGGCCCGTTCAGGCTATCTGACCTTAGAGGATAAACGAGGCCGGCAGCGAACCTTGGCCCAAATAATGCAAATCTGGCGGCCCGTGGCCCAGCCTGAGCTGCGCCCTGCCTTTGGCTTTGCTGGGCAAACCATCAGCATCACTGGCCAAGGCATTGATCAAGTTGAGCAGCTTTTATTTAGCCCTAACCAACGTGCCAATATCAAAAGCCGCTCAGAAAACCGTCTTGAAGTAGAAATACCTGAAAAAGCCCTCAGCGGCCCGCTGACCTTTGCTTGGGGTAAAAACACACTAAATAGCCAAACACGCTTTGAAATTGCCACACAAATCAGCGCGACGGGCATGTCCCCACTTAGCGGGCCTGCCAATACACTGGTTACGATTAGCGGCCGCGGGCTGGATGCGGTTAGCAGCGCCAGTATTGGCGGAATCAATGCGCAGCTAGTTAACAAAACAAGTAGCAGTATTACCCTGCTAACGCCTGCCAACGGCGAAGGCGAGGTGATTTTAAAAGGCAGTATGCAGCAGCTGGTTTCCGCCGGAAACTTTAGATTAGTCAGGCCCGTTGCACCGCCCGTTGCTCCTCCAGTCACGCCACCTGGCATAACACCGACGGCTCCACCTGTAGTTCCACCCGTTACTCCACCAGCCACGCCTAAAGCCACGATTGAGCTAGAAAGCATCGCTTTGGTACAAAATTACTCACAGCTTGCTGGCGCACAATATCAGCGCTTGGTGCAAGGCAAGCCTGCCATCGTACGGGCAAATATCTCCAGCAGAAGCAGTAAACTCGCCAGCCCACGGGTCTGGCTAAGCGCCACGATCAATGGCGTGCCGCAAGGCCAAGCCATCGCCATGACTGGGCCTGCCACCGTACCGGCCTATGTATCACAAGCTAAGCTTGAGCAAAGTTTTAATGCCCGCCTGCCGGAGCAATGGATTAAGCCGGGCCTAAGCCTGCGGATTGAGGCAGACCCAGAGCTACAAGTCAGCAGCGGCGCCAGTAGAACCATCACCCCTGTAGTAGGCAAACCAAGCAATATGGATTTGGTGATTGTGCCACTGCAACTCGATGACGATGGCCGCGGTGCAGCTATCCGAGCACAAGCGCCTACTACTGACGCTGTGCGTCAAATGCTTAGCCGGGTTTTCCCGCTGGCCGACAGTACGATCAACGTCACCATCCGTGGCGCTTATCAAGTGAGCTCTATCCAGTCAACACAGAGCATGAAATACATTGATAAAACCCGCACTGGATCGGCAGGCTGGGATAGCGTACTGACCGAGTTAGAACAATTACGGGTTCGAGAAGGCAATGCCCGTCATTACTACGGCCTAGTGCCAGACCCAAATTTTAGTGGCGGCACCGCTGGGCTGGGCTATGTGAATGCAAAAAATACATCCTACTCCGCCCACTCCGCCATTGGCCTTGATGCTCGTCACGACGACGACCTCAGCACCATGGGGCACGAGCTGGGCCATAATCTGAGCCGAAATCACGCACCATGCGGCGGAGTAAGCACATATGACCCTAACTTCCCCTACGCGGGCGGCAAAATCGGCGATACGCTACCTTATGATCCACGGACCAATACCCTGCTGACACTAGATCAAGATAATGACGGTGATCTAATGGGCTATTGTGGCGGGCGCTGGTTCTCTGATTACACCTACAGCAAAATTCAGGACTATCTAGAACAGCGTAATTATGCCCAACCTATGCTTGCGGGTTTCTCTATGCCTATGAGCCTGATAGATATTTCTGGGCGTATTTCGGCTGGCGGCGCAAGCATTAATCCGGTTTCAATGCGTAGCGGTACGGCCCCTGAAGCCTCCAAAGGTGAGTATGAATTGCATATTGTTTCTACCAGCGGCAATACCACTATCCAACCCTTTAATCCAGTAGAAGTAGCGGATATACCTCAAGCCGAGCAGCATTTCTTTGTAAGCATCCCTAAAGTTGATTCAATTATTGCAATTGAAGTCTGGCATAAGGGCAAGCAGCTAGGCAGCAACAAGCTGCAAAGCAGTGCGGTAAAGGGAGTGGGAGTAGGCACGGCCAATGGTGCGCAGTTGCAATGGCAAGAAAGCGCTGGAAAACTGCAAATCAGATGGAATGCGGGGCAATACCCACACCTCAGCGTGCTGCACATCGGCAAAACACGCCAAGTACTGGCTAACCAAGCACGGGGCGGTCTTCTTACGGTTGATACACAATCGCTACCTGCGGGCGGTCAGTTTGAAATATCGCTCTCTGACGGGCTAAACCCACGGCTGATGTATATCAAACGCTAG